The following proteins are encoded in a genomic region of Sporichthya brevicatena:
- a CDS encoding acyl-CoA carboxylase subunit beta → MREEEAIHAASARAVEKQHAKGKMTARERIAALLDEGSFVEMDEFARHRSTAFGLEKTRPYGDGVVTGYGTIDGRQVCVFSQDFAIFGGSLGEVYGEKICKVMDLAIKTGCPIIGINEGAGARIQEGVVSLGLYGEIFKRNAHASGVVPQISLIMGTCAGGHVYSPALTDFIVMVDQTSHMFITGPEVIKTVTGEEVSFEDLGGARAHNTKSGNAHYMGADEEDALEYVKALLSYLPSNNLSDPPAYASDADLEINEDDLTLDTIIPDSANTPYDMHTVIEKVLDDGEFLEVQPMFAPNIIVGFGRVDGRSVGIVANQPMQFAGCLDIDASEKAARFVRTCDAFNVPILTFVDVPGFLPGTGQEWDGIIRRGAKLIYAYVEATVPKVTVITRKAYGGAYDVMGSKHLGADLNFAWPTAQIAVMGAQGAVNILYRKELAAAEDPDARRQELITEYEDTLANPYIAASRGYVDSVIPPSQTRVQVIKALRALKDKRETLPPKKHGNIPL, encoded by the coding sequence ATGCGCGAGGAGGAGGCCATCCACGCGGCTTCCGCCCGGGCGGTGGAGAAGCAGCACGCCAAGGGCAAGATGACCGCCCGCGAGCGGATCGCCGCCCTCCTCGACGAGGGCTCGTTCGTCGAGATGGACGAGTTCGCGCGGCACCGGTCCACCGCGTTCGGGCTGGAGAAGACCCGCCCCTACGGCGACGGCGTCGTCACCGGCTACGGCACGATCGACGGCCGTCAGGTCTGCGTCTTCAGCCAGGACTTCGCCATCTTCGGCGGGTCGCTCGGCGAGGTCTACGGCGAGAAGATCTGCAAGGTCATGGACCTGGCGATCAAGACCGGGTGCCCGATCATCGGCATCAACGAGGGCGCCGGCGCCCGCATCCAGGAGGGTGTGGTCTCGCTCGGTCTCTACGGCGAGATCTTCAAGCGCAATGCGCACGCCTCGGGCGTCGTCCCCCAGATCTCGCTGATCATGGGCACCTGCGCCGGTGGGCACGTCTACTCCCCCGCGCTGACCGACTTCATCGTGATGGTCGACCAGACCTCGCACATGTTCATCACCGGCCCGGAGGTCATCAAGACCGTCACCGGTGAGGAGGTCTCCTTCGAGGACCTCGGCGGCGCGCGCGCCCACAACACCAAGAGCGGCAACGCCCACTACATGGGCGCCGACGAGGAGGACGCGCTCGAGTACGTCAAGGCGCTCCTGAGCTACCTGCCGAGCAACAACCTCTCGGACCCGCCGGCCTACGCGTCGGACGCGGACCTGGAGATCAACGAGGACGATCTGACGCTCGACACGATCATCCCGGACTCGGCGAACACGCCCTACGACATGCACACCGTCATCGAGAAGGTCCTCGACGACGGCGAGTTCCTCGAGGTCCAGCCGATGTTCGCGCCGAACATCATCGTCGGCTTCGGTCGCGTCGACGGCCGCAGCGTCGGCATCGTCGCGAACCAGCCGATGCAGTTCGCCGGCTGCCTCGACATCGACGCCTCCGAGAAGGCCGCGCGCTTCGTGCGGACCTGCGACGCGTTCAACGTCCCGATCCTCACCTTCGTCGACGTCCCGGGCTTCCTCCCCGGCACCGGCCAGGAGTGGGACGGCATCATCCGCCGCGGCGCGAAGCTCATCTACGCCTACGTCGAGGCCACGGTCCCGAAGGTCACGGTCATCACGCGCAAGGCCTACGGCGGCGCCTACGACGTCATGGGCTCCAAGCACCTCGGTGCGGACCTGAACTTCGCGTGGCCGACCGCGCAGATCGCCGTCATGGGCGCGCAGGGTGCGGTGAACATCCTGTACCGCAAGGAACTCGCGGCCGCCGAGGACCCGGACGCCCGCCGCCAGGAGCTCATCACCGAGTACGAGGACACCCTCGCCAACCCGTACATCGCAGCCAGCCGCGGGTACGTGGACTCGGTGATCCCCCCGTCGCAGACCCGCGTCCAGGTCATCAAGGCCCTGCGGGCGCTCAAGGACAAGCGCGAGACGCTGCCGCCGAAGAAGCACGGGAACATCCCGCTGTGA
- a CDS encoding acyl-CoA carboxylase subunit epsilon, with translation MTDQQKDQPKDQQDETPQRPLLRVVRGEPDDAELAALIAVVSARAAAPAEEPAPEPNAWTDRTRLVRHPLPHGPGAWRASAWRS, from the coding sequence GTGACGGACCAGCAGAAGGACCAGCCGAAGGACCAGCAGGACGAGACCCCGCAGCGGCCGTTGCTGCGGGTGGTCCGCGGCGAGCCGGACGACGCCGAGCTCGCCGCGCTGATCGCGGTCGTCTCCGCCCGGGCCGCCGCTCCGGCGGAGGAGCCCGCGCCGGAGCCGAACGCGTGGACCGACCGGACCCGCCTGGTCCGGCACCCGCTCCCCCACGGCCCCGGCGCCTGGCGCGCCTCGGCCTGGCGGAGCTGA
- a CDS encoding DUF4242 domain-containing protein, producing the protein MATFLIERTVPGASQLTAAQLRDISCNSNKVVDGLGVAYTWKHSYVAGDKIYCVHETDDVETVLEHGRRGGFPVDMANPIVAVFGPETADS; encoded by the coding sequence ATGGCCACCTTCCTGATCGAGCGGACTGTCCCCGGCGCCTCCCAGCTCACCGCCGCCCAGCTTCGCGACATCTCCTGCAACTCGAACAAGGTCGTCGACGGCCTCGGGGTCGCCTACACCTGGAAGCACAGCTACGTCGCCGGCGACAAGATCTACTGCGTCCACGAGACCGACGACGTCGAGACCGTGCTGGAGCACGGCCGTCGCGGCGGTTTCCCGGTGGACATGGCGAACCCGATCGTCGCGGTCTTCGGCCCGGAGACCGCCGACTCCTGA
- a CDS encoding LuxR C-terminal-related transcriptional regulator, producing the protein MTVPDTRRLQLAPLSLAAVTELLDGRGPDPADVHRRTGGNPFFVSQIATDPSSPIPDSVRDAVLARAATLPGPARRSLELLSCAPDGVGADLLAALGVGSDVVEALIATGLVDPRGTGVAFRHEIARSTVLAAAAPGVEPGLHAAMVSALEELGAESAVLAHHAAAAGDVERVRTYAPVAAAESARSGAHREAVAWYELTLSQGGVDTARRAELLEALADELYFTERLDRAIAVRAEALELRRALADDVAVGSAHRILSAFSWYAADSSAAARHERESMAILERAGDQREFGFALANSAYLAVHRGETEAALTAGTRAQDIADALGADPVLRGNAGVGLGVARLLGGDPGGRADLFAARDAGLQGRRDELATGAMSNLAHMDVEQGRWADAEAVLAEAIPFSEERAITICSMWQRGTRARLYLLQGRWAEAERDAHAVLATGDLPLGRFWAHLVLGLLAARREASPVNPQLDELWALADRFGQADKWMIAAGALAEQAWLTRVPDPRLEQDAIAALAAASLPGREHTERSFRWWMWRLAADGVQPEADRVRPEPLPSHGPQPYEEALAGWDDGSPPALLAALATLDELGARGVAARFRARLREAGVSGVPRGASPATRENPIGLTSRQLEVLALLAEGLSNADIAARLVISPKTADHHVSAILGKLDVRSRGEAAAAARKLGL; encoded by the coding sequence GTGACGGTCCCGGACACACGGCGGCTGCAGCTGGCCCCGTTGAGCCTCGCCGCGGTCACCGAGCTGCTCGACGGCCGCGGTCCGGACCCCGCCGACGTGCACCGGCGCACGGGGGGCAACCCGTTCTTCGTCTCCCAGATCGCGACCGACCCGTCCTCGCCGATCCCCGACAGCGTCCGCGACGCGGTGCTGGCCCGGGCCGCGACGCTGCCGGGTCCGGCCCGGCGGTCGCTGGAGCTGCTCTCGTGCGCGCCGGACGGGGTGGGCGCCGACCTGCTCGCGGCGCTCGGCGTGGGGTCGGACGTGGTCGAGGCGCTGATCGCCACCGGCCTCGTCGACCCGCGCGGCACGGGCGTCGCCTTCCGGCACGAGATCGCCCGCTCGACGGTGCTCGCGGCGGCCGCGCCGGGCGTCGAGCCGGGGCTCCATGCCGCCATGGTGTCGGCGCTGGAGGAGCTCGGGGCCGAGTCGGCGGTGCTGGCCCACCACGCCGCCGCGGCGGGGGACGTCGAGCGCGTGCGGACCTACGCGCCCGTCGCCGCCGCCGAGTCCGCGCGCTCCGGCGCGCATCGGGAGGCCGTCGCCTGGTACGAACTGACGCTGTCTCAGGGCGGGGTGGACACCGCTCGCCGGGCGGAGCTGCTGGAGGCGCTCGCCGACGAGCTCTACTTCACCGAGCGGCTCGATCGCGCGATCGCCGTGCGCGCCGAGGCGCTCGAACTGCGCCGGGCGCTCGCCGACGACGTGGCGGTCGGCAGTGCGCACCGCATCCTGTCGGCGTTCTCCTGGTACGCCGCCGACTCCTCGGCCGCCGCCCGGCACGAGCGGGAGTCGATGGCGATCCTCGAGCGGGCGGGGGACCAGCGTGAGTTCGGATTCGCGCTCGCCAACTCCGCCTACCTCGCCGTGCACCGCGGCGAGACGGAGGCCGCGCTGACGGCGGGGACGCGCGCGCAGGACATCGCGGACGCGCTCGGCGCGGACCCGGTGCTCCGGGGCAACGCCGGTGTCGGCCTCGGGGTGGCCCGGCTGCTGGGCGGCGATCCCGGCGGCCGCGCGGACCTCTTCGCGGCCCGGGACGCCGGGCTCCAGGGTCGCCGGGACGAGCTCGCCACCGGCGCGATGAGCAACCTCGCGCACATGGACGTCGAGCAGGGTCGGTGGGCCGACGCCGAGGCCGTCCTCGCCGAGGCGATCCCGTTCAGCGAGGAACGGGCGATCACGATCTGCTCGATGTGGCAGCGGGGGACCCGGGCCCGCCTCTACCTGCTCCAGGGCCGCTGGGCCGAGGCCGAGCGGGACGCTCACGCCGTGCTCGCGACCGGCGACCTGCCGCTGGGCCGGTTCTGGGCCCACCTGGTGCTCGGTCTGCTGGCCGCGCGCCGGGAGGCATCGCCGGTGAACCCGCAGCTGGACGAGCTCTGGGCGCTCGCCGACCGGTTCGGCCAGGCCGACAAGTGGATGATCGCGGCCGGGGCGCTGGCCGAGCAGGCCTGGCTCACCCGGGTCCCCGACCCGCGGCTGGAACAGGACGCCATCGCCGCCCTGGCCGCGGCGAGCCTGCCCGGTCGGGAGCACACCGAGCGTTCGTTCCGCTGGTGGATGTGGCGGCTGGCCGCCGACGGGGTGCAGCCGGAGGCGGACCGCGTCCGGCCGGAGCCGCTGCCGTCGCACGGACCGCAGCCCTACGAGGAAGCCCTCGCCGGGTGGGACGACGGGTCGCCTCCCGCCCTGCTGGCGGCGCTCGCCACGCTGGACGAGCTGGGCGCCCGTGGGGTCGCGGCCCGGTTCCGGGCCCGGCTGCGGGAGGCCGGGGTCAGCGGTGTCCCGCGTGGGGCCTCACCCGCGACGCGGGAGAACCCGATTGGTCTGACGTCACGTCAGCTTGAGGTGCTCGCGCTGCTCGCCGAGGGGCTGAGCAACGCGGACATCGCCGCCCGGCTGGTGATCTCCCCGAAGACCGCCGACCACCACGTGTCGGCGATCCTCGGGAAGCTCGACGTGCGCTCGCGGGGTGAGGCCGCCGCGGCGGCCCGCAAGCTCGGCCTGTAG
- a CDS encoding ATP-binding protein, translating into MRLLEREHPLDVLTERARRAVAGDGSLVLLAGEPGIGKTVLLRAFASALREPPLWGMCDALSTPRPLGPLRDVAVDLGAPLPDLLREGAPQHEVFAAVLAALRDRPRTLIVEDLHWADEATADLVRFLARRIAGTPSLMVVSYRGRGRSGPPARAGPR; encoded by the coding sequence GTGCGGCTCCTGGAGCGCGAGCACCCCCTCGACGTGCTCACCGAACGGGCCCGGCGTGCGGTGGCGGGCGACGGCAGTCTGGTGCTGCTGGCGGGCGAGCCGGGCATCGGGAAGACGGTGCTGCTCCGAGCGTTCGCGAGCGCCCTGCGCGAGCCGCCGTTGTGGGGCATGTGCGACGCGCTCAGCACCCCGCGTCCGCTGGGTCCGCTGCGGGACGTCGCCGTCGACCTGGGCGCGCCGCTGCCCGACCTGCTCCGGGAGGGCGCCCCGCAGCACGAGGTCTTCGCGGCCGTCCTCGCGGCGCTCCGGGACCGCCCGCGGACGCTGATCGTCGAGGACCTGCACTGGGCGGACGAGGCCACCGCGGACCTGGTGCGCTTTCTCGCCCGCCGGATCGCGGGCACGCCGTCCCTGATGGTCGTGAGCTACCGCGGACGCGGTCGGTCCGGACCACCCGCTCGGGCCGGTCCTCGGTGA
- a CDS encoding haloacid dehalogenase type II: MTAAPGPSRPAAVAFDVVETLIALEPLGERFEKVGLPAHSVREFFPRTLLYGVGLNVTGDYVPFPVAAAAAVRTIARHSLTPDQVDYVVSGMRELPAHPDVEPAMRVLNEAGIRVTCLTNGAPEVVEAFLARNGLDPLVEKVMTTSELQSWKPPAKVYLHAASELKLPPERVCLVACHAWDCHGAKRAGLMAGWVARAEGGYDEIFAPADVRGDDLVAVARGLAELPSSD; this comes from the coding sequence ATGACCGCTGCGCCCGGACCGTCCCGCCCCGCCGCCGTCGCGTTCGACGTCGTCGAGACCCTGATCGCCCTCGAACCGCTCGGGGAGCGATTCGAGAAGGTGGGCCTGCCGGCCCACAGCGTGCGGGAGTTCTTCCCCCGGACCCTGCTCTACGGCGTCGGGCTGAACGTGACCGGGGACTACGTCCCGTTCCCCGTCGCCGCCGCGGCGGCGGTGCGCACCATTGCGCGGCACTCGCTGACGCCGGATCAGGTCGACTACGTCGTCTCGGGAATGCGCGAGCTCCCGGCGCACCCCGACGTCGAGCCGGCCATGCGGGTCCTGAACGAGGCCGGCATCCGGGTGACGTGCCTGACCAACGGCGCGCCCGAGGTGGTGGAGGCGTTCCTCGCCCGCAACGGGCTGGACCCCCTGGTCGAGAAGGTGATGACGACCTCGGAGCTCCAGTCCTGGAAGCCGCCGGCGAAGGTGTACCTCCACGCCGCGTCGGAGCTGAAGCTGCCGCCCGAGCGGGTCTGCCTGGTCGCCTGCCACGCCTGGGACTGCCACGGTGCCAAACGCGCCGGGTTGATGGCCGGCTGGGTCGCCCGGGCCGAGGGCGGCTACGACGAGATCTTCGCCCCCGCCGACGTCCGCGGGGACGACCTCGTGGCGGTCGCCCGCGGGCTGGCGGAACTGCCGTCATCGGACTGA
- a CDS encoding glycosyltransferase family 2 protein, whose product MGDVGRSRRPARRSPAEWGPEGERFLADVSRRLDALGPTTLERQALRIRNYEMRHLFAGRATGGKLSYDGLVGHLRRAAIGSRDLADGLPRLVPRWTYALARVVGLQHLEPDDALMSARLLGALWEQSGADAITPEHQNFAAQQLFTAGAHDTLRRALKSFRALTPAQRLALTADLRNPAISRTGDDAAWHATVREIFAAARLEPVRLGGDGATRFDRLTCDLPAGTVSGPLVSVILTCFRPGPELLSSARSILNQTWADLELLVVDDASPAEFDPVLEECAGLDPRVRVIRLPVNGGTYVARNAGLDEARGDYVTGQDDDDWSHPRRIEWQIAPLLGDASLRGTRTQCFRVSPHVGFTRPGQEPRSAAGSSLMFGRAEALATAGYFDRVRKAADTEYLLRLTHGHPESVLDLDAPLSFVRVGSSTLSAGEFTVGWLAEARRDYRLHYGHWHRQLAVGEPARLPREPATRPFPAPAAFCRGIPNAPEPPDRYDVVILGEWQSRGGPSPALLDEARALVAGGLRVGVAHVEPVAPAAEAPRDSLGDLLDLAAAGALDLVQLDSGLSAGLLLVRCTAALPFLPTVPADLDVDRVVIVADEPPHDPVTGLRYLVPACTAAVRDRFGVTPTWAPIDPRVRVALAPHVDVERLEPRDLGWAVDPSRAVLPRPARRNLRPVLGWNPDPTGEWPEQRADLLAAYPRDDEFDVRIRGNADAVAKLVGRVPPRWVVFTRDEIAVQPFLRGLDFYVHAAPALTAQTARSVLDAVALGCLAVLSPELEPTFGPIAEYATPDQVRATVRRWAADPVALAARVAEAKVALLDRFGPPAYVAAVRALLAPARA is encoded by the coding sequence ATGGGGGACGTGGGGCGCTCACGGCGGCCGGCGCGCCGCAGCCCGGCCGAGTGGGGGCCGGAGGGCGAGCGCTTCCTCGCCGACGTCTCCCGGCGCCTCGACGCGCTCGGTCCGACGACGCTGGAGCGGCAGGCCCTGCGCATCCGCAACTACGAGATGCGCCACCTGTTCGCCGGCCGCGCGACCGGCGGGAAGCTGAGCTACGACGGCCTCGTCGGGCACCTGCGCCGCGCCGCGATCGGGTCCCGCGACCTCGCCGACGGGCTCCCCCGGCTGGTGCCGCGGTGGACCTACGCCCTCGCCCGCGTCGTGGGCCTGCAGCACCTCGAACCGGACGACGCCCTGATGTCGGCGCGGCTCCTCGGCGCGCTGTGGGAGCAGTCGGGCGCGGACGCCATCACGCCCGAGCACCAGAACTTCGCCGCCCAGCAGCTGTTCACGGCCGGGGCGCACGACACCCTGCGCCGCGCGCTCAAGAGCTTCCGGGCGCTCACGCCGGCGCAGCGCCTCGCGCTGACCGCCGACCTGCGCAACCCCGCCATCTCCCGCACCGGGGACGACGCCGCGTGGCACGCCACCGTGCGGGAGATCTTCGCCGCCGCCCGCCTGGAACCCGTCCGGCTCGGGGGCGACGGGGCGACCCGGTTCGACCGGCTGACGTGCGACCTCCCGGCCGGCACCGTCTCCGGCCCGCTGGTGAGCGTCATCCTCACCTGCTTCCGCCCCGGGCCGGAGCTGTTGTCCTCGGCGCGGTCGATCCTGAACCAGACCTGGGCCGACCTCGAACTGCTCGTCGTCGACGACGCGTCACCCGCCGAGTTCGACCCGGTGCTCGAGGAGTGCGCCGGGCTCGACCCCCGGGTGCGGGTGATCCGCCTGCCGGTCAACGGCGGCACGTACGTCGCCCGCAACGCCGGGCTCGACGAGGCGCGGGGCGACTACGTCACCGGCCAGGACGACGACGACTGGTCGCACCCCCGCCGGATCGAGTGGCAGATCGCCCCGCTGCTCGGCGACGCGAGCCTGCGGGGCACGCGCACCCAGTGCTTCCGCGTCTCGCCGCACGTCGGGTTCACCCGGCCGGGCCAGGAGCCTCGGTCGGCAGCCGGGTCCTCGCTGATGTTCGGACGGGCGGAGGCACTGGCCACCGCCGGCTACTTCGACCGCGTGCGCAAGGCCGCGGACACCGAGTACCTGCTGCGGCTCACCCACGGGCACCCCGAGTCGGTCCTCGACCTCGACGCGCCGCTCTCGTTCGTCCGCGTCGGGTCGAGCACGCTCTCGGCCGGCGAGTTCACCGTCGGCTGGCTGGCCGAGGCGCGCCGGGATTACCGCCTGCACTACGGGCACTGGCACCGGCAGCTGGCCGTAGGCGAACCCGCGCGGCTGCCCCGCGAGCCGGCCACCCGGCCGTTCCCGGCACCCGCCGCGTTCTGCCGCGGCATCCCGAACGCACCCGAGCCCCCGGACCGGTACGACGTCGTGATCCTCGGCGAGTGGCAGAGCCGGGGCGGACCGTCGCCGGCGCTGCTCGACGAGGCCCGGGCCCTGGTGGCCGGCGGCCTGCGGGTCGGCGTCGCGCACGTCGAACCGGTGGCGCCCGCCGCGGAGGCGCCGCGCGACTCGTTGGGCGACCTGCTCGACCTCGCGGCCGCCGGCGCCCTCGACCTCGTGCAGCTCGACTCGGGCCTGTCCGCCGGCCTGCTGCTGGTCCGCTGCACCGCGGCCCTGCCCTTCCTGCCGACGGTGCCGGCCGACCTCGACGTCGACCGTGTCGTCATCGTCGCCGACGAACCGCCGCACGACCCGGTCACCGGGCTGCGCTACCTCGTCCCCGCGTGCACGGCCGCGGTCCGCGACCGGTTCGGCGTCACCCCGACGTGGGCACCGATCGACCCGCGCGTCCGGGTGGCGCTGGCGCCGCACGTCGACGTCGAGCGGTTGGAGCCGCGCGACCTCGGCTGGGCGGTGGACCCGTCGCGGGCCGTGCTGCCGCGCCCGGCCCGGCGCAACCTCCGCCCCGTGCTGGGCTGGAACCCCGACCCCACCGGCGAGTGGCCGGAGCAACGCGCCGACCTGCTGGCCGCCTACCCGCGCGACGACGAGTTCGACGTGCGCATCCGCGGGAACGCCGACGCCGTCGCGAAGCTCGTCGGTCGGGTCCCGCCGCGGTGGGTGGTGTTCACGCGCGACGAGATCGCCGTGCAGCCGTTCCTGCGCGGCCTCGACTTCTACGTGCACGCGGCACCGGCGCTCACCGCGCAGACGGCGCGCAGCGTCCTCGACGCCGTCGCGCTGGGGTGCCTGGCTGTGCTCTCGCCGGAGCTCGAGCCGACGTTCGGCCCGATCGCCGAGTACGCGACGCCGGACCAGGTGCGCGCCACCGTGCGCCGCTGGGCCGCCGACCCGGTGGCCCTGGCCGCCCGGGTCGCGGAGGCGAAGGTCGCGCTGCTGGACCGGTTCGGCCCACCCGCCTACGTCGCGGCGGTCCGCGCGTTGCTGGCGCCTGCGAGGGCGTGA
- a CDS encoding glycosyltransferase family A protein, translated as MFSPPPEPPPAQMRVQPRRFVPDWGPDGEQLVGDYVELGNSVSNIAMERGSLYAKSFSARHLLLRNAAGPGLTYTELIEHLRAHDVDDRRLGTGLPPLAERPAIQLARVIGLQGLEAEDEALAARLLTVVSRQHSVERWHEDHRKTYAHFLYAAGFHAELARLLPRLNLPPRVLFPIQADLANPYASKVAKSEADWLATIARIFDGTGLETITFAPEGATVFDRMRCEGVTDEVDGPLISVMMSSWRPDAALITSARSVLEQTWRNVELLVIDDASPPEFDAVLEQVAALDPERVRVVKQPVNGGTYLARNTALDLARGEFISGQDADDWSHPRRLEVQVRPLLKNRSVRATRGRSLRVSDDFVFNQPGYDPILFIAPFLMTRREDVRRYCGYYDHARKAADNEFLKRLVLGAPDGLVDVDYPLACQRVGHGSLSRSEFSAGWQHAARTTYQASYNHWHAKLLRTGADRRLPKVQTKRPFPAPLRFVTGIPGATLPPNRYDVVVAGDWVTPDSTPRILLDELRSLRGRGLRLGVLPLDTMFPPSTKRLPFSTDLLDLIDRGEADFVLADQGAQIGLLLVHGAPVLQFPTSAPTDIGVGRVAVLADRPPVSEGRRVYTVPITERSVTDLFGVEPVWVPQGPAVRAELAGLVDADRLWDLDAPPVVDVDSWAVARSPLRDRRPVIGAMTRDTVAAWRARAADLRATYPAPGAGVEVDVRLRRVIVTSTGLLTHDGLPQEWMSFSEDDIDVRPFLASLDFYVPPANEAVTLETERAIREALATGAVAVLPEQFRPGFGDAACYAPGGSAGEVVAELWADPARYDAQSARGVAFVRERFGAAAFAELVDGLRGAHALAGASNARTAAT; from the coding sequence TTGTTCTCCCCGCCGCCGGAGCCCCCGCCCGCGCAGATGCGCGTCCAGCCCCGGCGATTCGTCCCGGATTGGGGGCCCGACGGCGAGCAGCTCGTCGGCGACTACGTCGAGCTGGGCAACTCGGTCAGCAACATCGCGATGGAGCGCGGGTCGCTGTACGCGAAGAGCTTCTCCGCCCGCCACCTCCTGCTGCGCAACGCGGCCGGCCCGGGGCTGACCTACACCGAGCTGATCGAGCACCTGCGGGCGCACGACGTCGACGACCGTCGGCTCGGGACCGGGCTGCCGCCGCTGGCCGAGCGCCCGGCGATCCAGCTCGCGCGGGTGATCGGGCTGCAGGGGCTCGAGGCGGAGGACGAGGCGCTCGCCGCCCGGCTGCTCACCGTCGTCAGCCGCCAGCACTCCGTCGAGCGCTGGCACGAGGACCACCGCAAGACCTACGCGCACTTCCTCTACGCCGCCGGCTTCCACGCCGAGCTCGCGCGGCTGCTGCCGCGGCTGAACCTGCCGCCGCGGGTGCTGTTCCCGATCCAGGCCGACCTCGCGAACCCCTACGCCTCCAAGGTCGCGAAGAGCGAGGCGGACTGGCTCGCCACGATCGCGCGGATCTTCGACGGCACCGGGCTGGAGACCATCACCTTCGCCCCGGAGGGCGCCACGGTCTTCGACCGCATGCGGTGCGAGGGTGTCACCGACGAGGTCGACGGCCCGCTGATCAGCGTCATGATGAGCAGCTGGCGGCCCGACGCGGCGCTGATCACCTCGGCCCGCTCGGTGCTGGAGCAGACCTGGCGCAACGTGGAACTGCTCGTCATCGACGACGCCTCGCCGCCGGAGTTCGACGCGGTCCTCGAGCAGGTCGCGGCGCTGGACCCGGAGCGGGTGCGCGTCGTGAAGCAGCCGGTCAACGGCGGGACCTACCTGGCGCGCAACACGGCCCTCGACCTCGCCCGCGGTGAGTTCATCTCCGGTCAGGACGCCGACGACTGGTCGCACCCGCGCCGGCTGGAGGTCCAGGTCCGGCCGCTGCTGAAGAACCGGTCGGTCCGCGCGACCCGCGGCCGGTCCCTGCGCGTCAGCGACGACTTCGTCTTCAACCAGCCCGGTTACGACCCGATCCTGTTCATCGCGCCGTTTCTGATGACCCGTCGGGAGGACGTGCGCCGGTACTGCGGCTACTACGACCACGCACGCAAGGCCGCCGACAACGAGTTCCTCAAGCGGCTCGTGCTCGGCGCCCCCGACGGTCTCGTCGACGTCGACTACCCGCTGGCCTGCCAGCGTGTGGGCCACGGATCCCTGTCACGGTCGGAGTTCTCCGCGGGCTGGCAGCACGCGGCGCGGACCACGTACCAGGCCTCCTACAACCATTGGCACGCCAAGCTCCTGCGCACCGGTGCCGACCGCCGGCTGCCGAAGGTGCAGACGAAGCGGCCGTTCCCCGCGCCGCTGCGGTTCGTCACCGGGATCCCGGGTGCCACGCTTCCGCCGAACCGCTACGACGTCGTGGTCGCGGGGGACTGGGTGACGCCGGACTCCACACCGCGGATCCTGCTGGACGAGCTGCGCAGTCTGCGCGGGCGCGGCCTGCGGCTCGGGGTCCTGCCGCTGGACACGATGTTCCCGCCGAGCACCAAGCGCCTCCCGTTCTCCACGGACCTGCTCGACCTGATCGACCGCGGCGAGGCGGACTTCGTGCTCGCCGACCAGGGCGCCCAGATCGGCCTGCTGCTCGTGCACGGCGCGCCTGTCCTGCAGTTCCCCACGAGCGCGCCGACCGACATCGGTGTCGGCCGCGTGGCGGTGCTCGCCGACCGGCCGCCGGTCAGCGAGGGCCGGCGGGTCTACACGGTCCCGATCACCGAGCGGTCGGTGACCGACCTGTTCGGCGTGGAGCCGGTCTGGGTGCCGCAGGGTCCGGCGGTCCGCGCCGAACTCGCCGGGCTGGTGGACGCGGACCGGCTCTGGGACCTTGACGCCCCGCCGGTCGTGGACGTCGACTCCTGGGCCGTCGCCCGCAGCCCGCTGCGCGACCGCCGGCCCGTGATCGGTGCGATGACCCGCGACACCGTGGCGGCCTGGCGCGCCCGTGCGGCCGACCTGCGCGCGACCTACCCGGCGCCGGGCGCGGGTGTGGAGGTCGACGTCCGCCTGCGGCGGGTGATCGTCACCTCGACCGGCCTGCTGACGCACGACGGCCTCCCGCAGGAGTGGATGTCGTTCTCCGAGGACGACATCGACGTCCGGCCCTTCCTCGCCTCGCTCGACTTCTACGTCCCGCCGGCGAACGAGGCGGTGACGCTGGAGACCGAGCGCGCGATCCGCGAGGCGCTGGCAACCGGCGCGGTCGCCGTCCTGCCCGAGCAGTTCCGGCCCGGCTTCGGTGACGCCGCCTGCTACGCCCCCGGGGGGTCGGCGGGTGAGGTCGTCGCCGAGCTCTGGGCGGACCCGGCGCGCTATGACGCGCAGTCTGCGCGCGGCGTCGCCTTCGTCCGGGAGCGGTTCGGGGCGGCGGCCTTCGCCGAGCTCGTCGACGGGTTACGCGGGGCTCACGCCCTCGCAGGCGCCAGCAACGCGCGGACCGCCGCGACGTAG